The genomic interval TATTAAGGGACTAAAAGCCAATGGCCCTAACGATTTGTGGATAGATGCCAAAGGAGGAATTTATTTTACTGACCCTTATTATCAACGTGATTATTGGGAACGAAAAAAAACTGAAATAACAGCCCAAAATGTTTATTATTTGCCCAAAGGCTCGAAGGAAGCCATGTTGGTAGACGACAACCTCAAACAGCCTAATGGTATTGTAGGTACACCCGACGGACAATATTTGTTTGTGGCAGATATACGTGATAACAAAACTTATAAATACCAGATAAATCAGGATGGAACGCTGACCAATCGACAGCTCTTTGTTCAGCAAGGCTCGGACGGTATGGTCTTGGATAACCAAGGAAACTTATATTTGACTGGAAAAGGAGTTACGATTTATAATAGCCAAGGTACAAAGCTTGGCAATATACCAGTGCCGTCTAATTGGGTTGGTAATATTTGCTTTGGTGGCAAAGATCGTAAAACGCTATTTATTACCGCTTCGGAGTCTGTATATACCTTACAGATGCAGGTGAGAGGAGTAGAATAAGTGTTTGTTAATCAGTAGCTTATAGTGGCTTGGTAGGAGTGGGATATCATAAAGAAAAGCCGTTACGATACGTAGCGGCTTTATCTGATTTGCACCAATATGAAAATCCATTTGGACTTTCCCCCTCGACTAATCAAGGGGAAATAGCAAAATGAACTACAACTAAAATATCTTATCGAGTAACCCATTCATTGACTTTCTTGTCATATATCAGTCTTGAATCAGGCCATTCTATGTAATGTTTCATCGTTAAATATTTGTCCAGATTTCCTTCTTTTACGAGTTCTCTGAACAAAAAACGCCCTCTTTCCCTTACCACTTCTTCGTCTAAATGGGGCGTATTTACAATTTCTTCAAATACAGTAGGCATCAATGAACCCTCCTTTAATTGAAATTTTCCCAGAACACCTCTTCTAAATTTAGGGCTTCCACCTACAGGTCGGATAACAAAAAAATAGCTTGTGCCATCAGGAGCTTGATAATAATTTTCTAAATAAAAACTTGGTAAACTTTTTATGTAAAAAGGGCGAAATTGTGTAGAAAACTTGGTTTGGTTATTAGCCCC from Flectobacillus major DSM 103 carries:
- a CDS encoding SMP-30/gluconolactonase/LRE family protein, which codes for MKKTSIIGGVLVWCAQVAVAQLEGLNLIKQGAELVQVSKQFTFTEGPAVDKKGNIFFTDQPNDKIWKYDTHGKLSLFMDKTGRSNGLYFDKKGNLIACADEKNEIWVINNGKKTSVLLDNIKGLKANGPNDLWIDAKGGIYFTDPYYQRDYWERKKTEITAQNVYYLPKGSKEAMLVDDNLKQPNGIVGTPDGQYLFVADIRDNKTYKYQINQDGTLTNRQLFVQQGSDGMVLDNQGNLYLTGKGVTIYNSQGTKLGNIPVPSNWVGNICFGGKDRKTLFITASESVYTLQMQVRGVE